Part of the Rhodococcus sp. OK302 genome is shown below.
GAATAGTGCGCCGGGGATCGCGGACCTCCTCTCCCAACGTCGCGATCCTGGCGTAGCCGGCGAAGGCGAAGAACAACAATCCCGCCGATTGCAGAACGCCGTACCAGGACCCCACTGCAAAATCGGGAAGTGCCAGATCCACATCGCGGCCCCAGAATGCCGTCGCCAACCCCACGCCCAGCCCCGTCAACGACACCGCGACAATCACCCGAGCCATCTGCGCAGTTCTGGTGACCCCGCGATAGTTCACACCGACCAGGACTACCACGATCAGAATCGCCGCGAGCTTCCGATATGGTTCGGGCACAACGTAAGTCGCAAATGTCAGAGCCATCGCTGCGCAACTCGCGGTCTTGCCGATCACAAACGACCAGCCGGCAACAAAGCCCCACCACGGCCCCAGTTGTTCACGGCCGTAGACGTACGTTCCACCCGAAGTCGGATAGCGCGCCGCAAGTTGCGCCGACGACGTCGCATTGCAGTACGCAACAAAGGCTGCGAACACCAACCCGAACAACAGGCCGGTACCCGCAACTGCCGCCGCCGGTGCGAACACCACAAAGACTCCGGCGCCGATCATCGCGCCCAAACCGATGACAACCGCGTCGAGGGTGCCCAGCCTTCGCTCCATCGGTATAGCTTCGTTCACAAGGTATTAGAACCACACCGATGTGAACGGAAGGTGCCATGTTCGATCTCGATACGGTCCGCCGCGATACTCCCGGATGCCGAGACAAGGTTTTCCTCGACAGCGCGGGATCCTCGCTCCCACCCGAATCCGTAGTGACCACGATGATCGAACATCTGCGCCTCGAAGCTGATGTGGGCGGGTACGTCGCAGCCAGTCGGCAGGCCGAGGCCTTGGCCGCGGTGCCGCACTCGATCGCCCGCGTGATCGGCGCCCAGGCATCGGATATCGCGCTGACGGACAGCGCAACCCGCGCCTGGAACGACTTTTTCAACGCGGTACCCCTGAAGTCCGGTGACCGCATCTTGATCTCCGGAGTCGAGTACGCCAGCAACGCAATTGCCGCACTCGGCCGCGCCCGCATCACCGGCGCACAGGTCGAGGTGATTCCGAGCGACGCCGACGGCCGGATCGACCTCGACGCACTCGAATCGATGCTCGACGACCGAGTTCGATTGATCTCTGTAGTTCACGTGCCAACCAACAGCGGACTGATCAATCCGGTCCGGGAAGTCGTCGAACTTGCCGCACCCCACGGCGCGTTGGTTCTCCTCGACGCCTGCCAATCCGTCGGCCAATTACCTATCGACGTGATTTCGCTGGGCGTCGACGCGTTGAGCGCAACGGGCCGCAAATGGCTTCGCGGTCCACGCGGCACCGGGATTCTCTACGTACGTCCCGGATTGGCTGACGCCCTCGAACCGGTCTCGATGGACCTGCACGGCGC
Proteins encoded:
- a CDS encoding APC family permease; its protein translation is MERRLGTLDAVVIGLGAMIGAGVFVVFAPAAAVAGTGLLFGLVFAAFVAYCNATSSAQLAARYPTSGGTYVYGREQLGPWWGFVAGWSFVIGKTASCAAMALTFATYVVPEPYRKLAAILIVVVLVGVNYRGVTRTAQMARVIVAVSLTGLGVGLATAFWGRDVDLALPDFAVGSWYGVLQSAGLLFFAFAGYARIATLGEEVRDPRRTIPRAILIALTVAIVVYALVATVLLVTLGPEKLAVSARPLSDAVAAGGVAWAVPVVVIGAAAASAGALLALIAGVSRTAMAMGRERDLPTTFAVVHPRFAVPHHAELTVGVIVILLVSVVDLRGVIGFSSFGVLLYYFVANVSAFVQGDADRMFPQWLQLVGALGCVVLAFTLPVSAVVAGVGVVLVGCGYRWLRLEKTSDT
- a CDS encoding aminotransferase class V-fold PLP-dependent enzyme, whose protein sequence is MFDLDTVRRDTPGCRDKVFLDSAGSSLPPESVVTTMIEHLRLEADVGGYVAASRQAEALAAVPHSIARVIGAQASDIALTDSATRAWNDFFNAVPLKSGDRILISGVEYASNAIAALGRARITGAQVEVIPSDADGRIDLDALESMLDDRVRLISVVHVPTNSGLINPVREVVELAAPHGALVLLDACQSVGQLPIDVISLGVDALSATGRKWLRGPRGTGILYVRPGLADALEPVSMDLHGAAWTHADAYVPAPDATRFELWETSVAARLGLGAAADYLLGLGTETVAQQIQLRANHLRDGLKTMPGVAVHDRGAHLSGIVSFTLDGHEAAEVRDHLAAQNITVTVSSRSSTLLDMTARGLDAVVRASPHCFVDDADLDKFLGSVRDLQISR